GGCCGCCAGGCCCGCACGCCAGCCTGCGCCTACATCGGCGTCGGCCCCGGCCAGCAAGCCCCCGCCAGATTGCGTGGTGCGGGCAGTGCCGCCGTCGCCCGCGCGCTGGCCCCAAGAGCCAAACGTGGTGGCCCAGGCGCCGTTGCGCGCGGCCACCGGCATGGGTACCGGGCCCAGCGATGCCACCAGGATGGGCTGGGGCAGGCCCGCATCGAACGCGCCGCGCAGGCGCGCGCCGAGGCTGTCGCGCATGACCTGGCCGCTATCGATGAGCTGGCTGGCGATGCTCGCATGCGCCTCGCCCGACAAGGCATCGAAGGCCTGCCGCGCAGCGGCGGCGGACGGCGAATTCAGCACGGCCCGATGCAGCTCGCCGCTGCCGATGCGCTCGACCGCGCCAGCCACGCCGCGCTGGTTCGCGGTGAACGCCACCGCGGGGAAGGCCACCGCGCTGCGCGCCACGTCCAGATAGACATGGCTGGCATCATAGGCCAGCCCCAGGTCGACAAACGGCTGGTTCTGCGTGAGCGCGCCGAAGGTGCCACTCACCCCGCCGCTGGCGCTGAGCAGCGTGTAGCGCTGCCCCGGGCTGTAGAGGCCGGCGGTCTTGATCACGTCGAGCGTGCCGGCGAGTGCCGCCGAGCCGGTGGCGTTGATGCGGTCGGACGCGCCGGCGGCGTTGATCTGCGCGACATACGTTGAGCCGGCCGCAAAGCGGATATCGCCGGCCACGTTCAGCGTGCCGATGAAGTTGCCCGGCGCGACCGTGCCGCCGCTGGCCACCGTCACGCTCCCGACCGTGCCATTGCCGCCCAGGGTGGCGCCACTGTTGACCTGGAAGCTAGATGCGGCATTGCTGCCGTTCACGGCCAGGCGGCCGGCATTGATAGTGGTCGCGCCGCCAAGGCTGCTGTTGCCGGTCAGGACCAGCGCGCCCGCGCCGTTCTTGGCCAGCGTGCCGGTGCCGCTGAGCGCGCCGGCAAACACGCCATCGGTGTCCTGGTTGAAGACCAGTGCCGCGTTGTTGACGATATTGCCTTGCAGGCTGGTCGCATTGCCCTGCAGCGTGCCGGCCGAGATCACAGTGCCGCCGCTGTAGCGGTTGGCACCGCCAAGCGTCAGCGTGCCGGCCCCGGTCTTGGCCAGGCTGCCGCTGCCGCTGATGGCGCCGTTGAAGGCGCCATCAACGGCCTGGTTGAAGACCAGGGCCGCATTGTTGACGATATTGCCTTGCAAGCTGGTGGTATTGCCTTGCAGCGTGCCGGCGGAGATCAAGGTGCCGCCGCTGTATGTGTTGGTGCCGCCAAGCGTCAGCGTGCCCGCGCCCGCCTTGGCCAGGCTGCCGCTGCCGCTGATGGCGCCACCGAATGTGCCATCGGTGCCCTGGTTGAAAACCAGCGCCGCATTGTTGACGATATTGCCTTGCAGGCTGTTGGTGTCGCCCTGCAGCGTGCCGGCCGAGATCGTCGTGCCGCCGCTGTAATGGTTGGCGCCGCTGAGCGTCAGCGTGCCCGCGCCGGCCTTGACCAGCGCGCCGGTGCCGCTGATGCTGCCGGCATAGGTGCCGTCGCTGGCCTGGTCGAACGCCAGCGTGCCGTTATTGCTGATGCTGCTGCCGCGCAGGCTGTCCGTATTGCCCTGCAGTACGCCGGACTGGATCGCCCAGTTGATGCCCGTGCTATCGGTCCCGCCCAGCACCCAGGTGCCGCCGCCGGTCTTCTGGAACGTGGAAAAGCCCCGGTACGCAGCCGCCGCGCCGACGTCCCCGGCATTGAACGATGCGTTGCCCGCGCCGCCGAGGATCAGCGTATTGCTGCCCAGGGTGCCATCGACCACACCGTTGATGCTGCTGCCGCTCTGCAGCTCCAGCGAATTGGTGCCGCCAGTGAAGCGAATCGCGGCGGCACGCGTGCTGCCATCCCCGGCGTTGCCACCC
The Cupriavidus basilensis DNA segment above includes these coding regions:
- a CDS encoding autotransporter outer membrane beta-barrel domain-containing protein gives rise to the protein MACPASLIPGGNGGDGGAGVVFRFPGGGLSNSGAITGGNGGAGGATQSTGGVGGQGGVGVSGTGISLTNTGAISGGNGGAGGPGIGVAGAGGIGIVGSDLTIVNSGAISGGNAGDGSTRAAAIRFTGGTNSLELQSGSSINGVVDGTLGSNTLILGGAGNASFNAGDVGAAAAYRGFSTFQKTGGGTWVLGGTDSTGINWAIQSGVLQGNTDSLRGSSISNNGTLAFDQASDGTYAGSISGTGALVKAGAGTLTLSGANHYSGGTTISAGTLQGDTNSLQGNIVNNAALVFNQGTDGTFGGAISGSGSLAKAGAGTLTLGGTNTYSGGTLISAGTLQGNTTSLQGNIVNNAALVFNQAVDGAFNGAISGSGSLAKTGAGTLTLGGANRYSGGTVISAGTLQGNATSLQGNIVNNAALVFNQDTDGVFAGALSGTGTLAKNGAGALVLTGNSSLGGATTINAGRLAVNGSNAASSFQVNSGATLGGNGTVGSVTVASGGTVAPGNFIGTLNVAGDIRFAAGSTYVAQINAAGASDRINATGSAALAGTLDVIKTAGLYSPGQRYTLLSASGGVSGTFGALTQNQPFVDLGLAYDASHVYLDVARSAVAFPAVAFTANQRGVAGAVERIGSGELHRAVLNSPSAAAARQAFDALSGEAHASIASQLIDSGQVMRDSLGARLRGAFDAGLPQPILVASLGPVPMPVAARNGAWATTFGSWGQRAGDGGTARTTQSGGGLLAGADADVGAGWRAGLAAGYDHTRMEVSSLSSSAGIDNYTLAAYAGTQRDGLGVRLGTSYTWSHIDATRRIAFAGFSDTAQSSYAAGAAQVFGETGYTFALGAASLEPFAGLAYTHLRTDGYQESARAAGLKAGSTAQDTTFSTLGARAAIPFAVRSAMPGTLRARLGWRHAYGDVIPTATLGFAGGDSFAVQGTPIARDALVAELGVEAGVAANVSVGVSYRGQLASQVQEHALVGSLRVRF